From the genome of Virgibacillus proomii, one region includes:
- a CDS encoding sodium/glutamate symporter, protein MTANQVGFAFLYLAAFLLIGKWIRVRVTWLQNLFLPSSIIGGFLALILGPQVLGKILSNFVSKDSFWVNGIFPEQVTVVWSELPGLLINVVFAALFLGATIPGLRKIWDYGGPQLAFGWTIGWGQYVIGILLSLLVLSPVFGMPPLVGALIEVAFEGGHGTAAGLAGTFKEIGFADGYDLSVGLATVGILTGVIVGIILINWAVRREKTSVIKDVKGFSDLRKQGIMEFENRDPAAKMTVRPESIEPLSLHFAIVGLAVLVGYLLLQFLIWLESVTVGNFIDIRFMTYIPLFPLAMIGGIFVQVFFNKIDNARIIDRNMINRIQGFALDILILTAIGTVSIDVIGDYMIPFILLATAGLLWNVVGFLVLAPRIIPSYWFERGIGDFGQSTGITATGLLLMRIVDPKGDTPAFEGFGYKQLVYEPFLGGGLVTALSVPLIYQFGAIPFLIFAMIMCLIGVLVGLLHFGKK, encoded by the coding sequence ATGACAGCAAACCAAGTTGGATTTGCATTTTTATATTTAGCAGCATTTTTGCTAATTGGAAAGTGGATTCGAGTCCGAGTGACTTGGTTACAGAACTTATTTCTACCATCCTCGATTATAGGGGGATTTTTGGCATTAATTCTTGGACCACAAGTGTTAGGAAAGATTTTAAGTAATTTCGTTTCTAAAGATTCCTTCTGGGTTAATGGAATATTTCCAGAGCAAGTGACAGTGGTATGGAGTGAATTACCAGGGCTATTAATCAATGTCGTGTTTGCCGCTTTATTTTTAGGTGCAACGATCCCCGGGTTAAGGAAAATATGGGATTACGGTGGTCCACAATTGGCTTTCGGCTGGACAATTGGGTGGGGACAGTATGTTATTGGGATTTTACTTTCGTTACTCGTGTTAAGTCCAGTATTTGGTATGCCTCCTTTAGTCGGTGCATTAATTGAAGTTGCTTTTGAAGGTGGACATGGAACAGCCGCTGGTTTAGCAGGGACTTTTAAAGAAATAGGATTTGCTGACGGATATGATTTATCTGTCGGTTTAGCTACAGTAGGGATTTTAACAGGAGTAATTGTCGGGATTATATTAATTAATTGGGCAGTCAGAAGAGAAAAAACAAGTGTGATTAAAGATGTAAAAGGTTTCTCTGATTTAAGAAAGCAAGGAATCATGGAATTCGAAAATAGAGATCCAGCAGCCAAAATGACAGTTCGCCCCGAATCGATTGAGCCGCTCTCATTACATTTTGCAATCGTCGGCCTCGCTGTACTGGTTGGTTATCTGCTTTTACAGTTTTTGATTTGGTTAGAATCTGTGACTGTTGGTAATTTTATAGATATTCGTTTTATGACATATATTCCTTTATTTCCATTGGCAATGATTGGCGGGATTTTTGTTCAGGTTTTCTTTAATAAAATAGATAATGCAAGAATTATTGATCGCAATATGATTAATCGAATTCAAGGATTTGCTTTAGATATTTTAATATTAACCGCTATCGGTACCGTATCGATTGATGTCATAGGTGATTATATGATCCCATTTATCTTGTTAGCTACTGCAGGCCTTCTGTGGAACGTAGTTGGCTTTTTAGTGTTAGCACCGAGGATCATTCCTTCCTATTGGTTTGAACGAGGTATTGGTGACTTTGGGCAATCAACAGGCATTACTGCTACAGGTTTATTATTAATGCGAATTGTCGATCCTAAAGGTGATACACCAGCTTTTGAGGGATTTGGTTATAAACAGCTAGTTTATGAACCCTTTCTTGGTGGAGGACTAGTAACGGCATTATCGGTGCCGCTAATTTATCAATTTGGAGCAATTCCGTTTTTAATTTTTGCCATGATTATGTGCTTAATCGGAGTCCTCGTAGGATTGCTGCATTTTGGGAAAAAATAA
- a CDS encoding AAA family ATPase yields MRPVKLTMIAFGPYKDKEVIHFNELGDHRLFVIAGNTGAGKTTIFDAICFALYGAASGQDRENNAMLRSDFADDHVHTAVELVFHLKGKTYRILRQMGHVKKGNKTKTGERYEFFEIIDDEEVPCVDRQIVSEIDRKIEQLIGLTQDQFKQIVMLPQGEFRKLLTSQTENKEEILRRLFKTETYKAIADRFKQKKLETEEAFRQAEQERQQYIAHIYATLPSRKESSLFQTLEQENYNMNQILQGLDEECLHYQKQIAEDKQMCERAYLDHDKKQKEFYQAKAINERFIELKQKEARLKELDQQKSAYKQKKEQLNKAERAQQIIPFEQQQKEWLQEEEFKTQALEVAERNKQFINEQVEQADALYKTEEKRASEREALHKQLDKLNDFLPTVKQIDKMKQHLSELEKQKKAASEALNTIDDKRGKQSKEIEQFDKQINHLESSVDKLPDIQEQLNMMREQYKLVHEFRRLTEKQILLKNEVNQREKVAMQMKITYNKLEQTWMNNQAALLATHLHDGEACPVCGSLNHPHKANQQKEIVSKEQLEKAKQQYDRLDKEFREVAAKLSAIQEQMKEKVIDVEKHGIERIEVKQKEEQLAFSGKQLSNKVEQLKHRRNKLTELKRQTEMLRLSYKELEENQKQQERRYHQLERELAEAQARYQERIRSIPENMRMLIDLNQQITRTERKLQQLEKAWEEAQKKQQQSKEAQTKALSEVNHAHKQLQETIHRREKAVLQFKHALEKQHFSSEASYQRAKMKESHRLALKEELEQFRQTQATLEKQVEELKAMLKDKQQLDLSSIQNDLNQLKDKYETAMEKWNASKQYYQEALALKQNIQTANERSDKREQQLQIITDLYDMIRGQNNRKVSFERYLQIEYLEQIIAAGNERLKELSNGQYTFIRSDRQESHGRQSGLALDVYDAYTGQTRDVKTLSGGEKFNASLSLALGMSDVIQSFQGAISIDTMFIDEGFGTLDEEALNKAIDTLVDLQQTGRMIGVISHVQELKTIFPAVLEVSKSKEGSSRTKFLIK; encoded by the coding sequence TTGAGGCCAGTAAAATTAACCATGATTGCGTTTGGGCCGTATAAGGATAAAGAGGTCATTCATTTTAATGAGTTGGGTGATCATCGTTTGTTCGTTATCGCTGGTAATACTGGAGCGGGAAAAACAACCATTTTTGATGCGATTTGTTTTGCGTTATATGGTGCTGCCAGTGGCCAAGATCGAGAAAATAACGCCATGCTGCGAAGTGACTTTGCAGATGATCATGTACATACAGCTGTGGAGCTGGTGTTTCATTTAAAAGGAAAAACATATCGGATTTTGCGGCAAATGGGTCATGTGAAAAAAGGAAATAAGACCAAAACTGGAGAACGATATGAGTTTTTTGAAATAATCGATGATGAAGAAGTTCCTTGTGTGGATAGACAAATCGTATCAGAGATTGACAGAAAAATAGAACAGCTAATTGGATTAACTCAGGATCAATTTAAGCAAATCGTTATGTTACCACAAGGGGAATTTCGCAAATTATTAACATCACAAACCGAAAACAAAGAGGAAATTTTACGCAGACTATTTAAAACGGAAACTTATAAAGCAATTGCTGATCGGTTTAAACAAAAAAAACTGGAGACAGAAGAAGCTTTTAGGCAAGCAGAACAAGAACGTCAACAATACATTGCTCATATTTATGCAACACTTCCAAGCAGAAAAGAATCTTCCCTATTTCAAACGTTGGAGCAAGAAAATTATAATATGAATCAGATATTACAAGGTCTTGATGAAGAATGTTTGCACTATCAGAAGCAAATAGCGGAAGATAAACAGATGTGTGAACGTGCTTATCTGGATCATGATAAAAAGCAAAAGGAGTTTTATCAAGCAAAAGCGATAAATGAACGTTTTATCGAACTCAAGCAAAAAGAGGCACGCTTAAAAGAGCTTGACCAACAGAAATCAGCTTATAAGCAGAAAAAGGAACAGTTAAACAAAGCAGAACGAGCTCAGCAAATCATTCCTTTTGAACAGCAGCAGAAAGAATGGCTGCAAGAAGAAGAATTTAAAACACAGGCTTTAGAAGTAGCAGAGCGAAATAAACAATTCATCAATGAACAGGTTGAGCAGGCAGATGCATTGTACAAAACGGAAGAAAAACGCGCGTCAGAAAGAGAAGCACTTCATAAGCAACTAGATAAATTAAATGATTTTTTACCAACAGTTAAACAAATAGATAAAATGAAACAGCACCTAAGTGAATTAGAAAAGCAAAAAAAAGCTGCTTCTGAGGCATTGAACACGATCGATGATAAGCGTGGTAAACAAAGTAAAGAGATAGAACAGTTTGATAAACAAATAAATCACCTTGAAAGTTCTGTAGATAAGCTTCCTGATATACAAGAACAATTAAATATGATGCGCGAACAATACAAACTTGTACATGAATTTCGCAGGTTAACTGAAAAACAAATCCTACTTAAAAATGAAGTGAATCAAAGAGAAAAAGTAGCCATGCAAATGAAAATAACCTACAATAAGCTGGAACAAACATGGATGAATAATCAAGCTGCTTTACTGGCAACACATTTACATGATGGTGAGGCATGTCCTGTGTGTGGGAGTTTAAACCATCCACATAAAGCAAATCAGCAAAAGGAGATTGTTTCTAAAGAACAATTGGAAAAAGCGAAGCAGCAATATGATAGATTAGATAAAGAGTTTCGAGAAGTGGCGGCTAAATTAAGTGCCATTCAGGAACAGATGAAAGAAAAAGTAATAGATGTGGAGAAACATGGAATAGAACGGATTGAAGTAAAGCAAAAAGAAGAACAGTTGGCTTTTTCAGGAAAACAATTAAGCAACAAGGTTGAACAGCTGAAGCATAGACGGAATAAATTAACCGAATTGAAACGCCAAACGGAAATGCTGAGACTTTCCTACAAAGAATTGGAAGAAAACCAGAAACAGCAAGAACGACGTTATCATCAATTAGAGAGGGAGCTAGCTGAAGCGCAAGCACGCTATCAGGAAAGAATAAGATCCATTCCTGAAAACATGCGAATGTTGATAGATCTAAACCAACAAATAACGCGAACAGAAAGAAAATTACAGCAACTGGAGAAGGCATGGGAAGAAGCACAAAAGAAGCAACAGCAATCGAAAGAGGCACAAACCAAGGCTCTTTCAGAGGTTAATCATGCACATAAGCAATTACAAGAAACGATTCATAGACGTGAAAAAGCAGTTCTTCAATTTAAGCATGCATTGGAAAAACAACATTTTTCCTCTGAAGCAAGCTATCAAAGAGCTAAAATGAAAGAATCCCACCGTTTAGCATTAAAAGAAGAACTGGAGCAATTTAGACAAACACAAGCGACTTTAGAGAAGCAAGTAGAGGAATTAAAAGCAATGCTAAAGGATAAACAACAATTGGATTTATCCAGCATCCAAAATGATTTAAACCAATTGAAGGATAAATATGAAACAGCTATGGAGAAATGGAATGCATCCAAGCAATATTATCAAGAGGCATTAGCCTTAAAGCAAAATATTCAAACAGCAAACGAAAGATCCGATAAACGAGAACAACAGCTACAGATCATAACCGATTTGTACGATATGATTCGGGGACAAAATAATCGCAAAGTATCATTTGAACGCTATTTGCAAATTGAATATTTAGAGCAAATTATTGCTGCTGGAAATGAACGGTTGAAGGAATTATCAAATGGACAATATACCTTTATCCGCAGTGACCGCCAAGAATCCCATGGGAGACAGAGTGGGCTTGCTCTGGATGTCTATGATGCATATACAGGTCAGACGAGAGATGTAAAGACATTATCAGGCGGCGAAAAGTTTAATGCTTCACTTAGTTTAGCACTTGGAATGTCTGATGTAATCCAAAGTTTTCAAGGGGCCATATCGATTGATACCATGTTTATCGATGAGGGCTTTGGAACGCTGGATGAGGAAGCATTAAATAAAGCCATCGATACATTAGTTGATCTTCAGCAAACAGGCAGGATGATTGGGGTTATTTCTCATGTGCAAGAATTAAAGACGATTTTTCCTGCTGTGCTTGAGGTATCTAAGTCTAAAGAAGGCTCTAGCAGAACTAAGTTTTTAATTAAATAA
- a CDS encoding aldo/keto reductase, whose product MGNYVKLGKSDISVYPIGLGTNAVGGHNIYPDMLDEEQGKNVVRTALEHGINMLDTAFIYGPKRSEELIGEVIKEYKREDIVLATKGAHKFVGDEVVIDNSPAFLKQSVEESLRRLQTDYIDLYYIHFPDEDTPKDEAVGALKELKDEGKIRSIGVSNFTLEQLKEANKDGYVDVLQAEYNLLKRDAETSFFPYTEKENIAFIPYFPLESGLLAGKYNKNQTFTDLRADNPNFQGEKFQENLAKVEKLKLFAEKYHAEIAHVVLAWYFTHPSVDVIIPGAKRPEQVVSNMRAAEIQLSEEDVQLISDIFS is encoded by the coding sequence ATGGGGAATTATGTTAAATTAGGGAAATCTGATATTTCTGTCTATCCAATTGGACTAGGTACGAATGCTGTTGGCGGTCATAATATTTACCCAGATATGCTAGATGAAGAACAGGGAAAGAATGTGGTTCGTACTGCATTAGAGCATGGAATTAATATGCTGGATACGGCGTTTATTTATGGTCCTAAACGTTCAGAAGAATTAATTGGTGAAGTTATTAAAGAGTATAAACGTGAAGATATTGTTCTTGCGACAAAAGGAGCACATAAATTTGTTGGTGATGAAGTTGTAATAGATAACTCACCAGCTTTTTTAAAACAGTCAGTAGAGGAAAGTCTTCGTCGTTTACAAACGGATTATATCGACCTATACTATATTCATTTTCCAGATGAAGATACGCCGAAGGATGAGGCAGTTGGGGCATTAAAAGAATTAAAAGATGAAGGAAAAATTCGTTCCATTGGAGTATCGAACTTTACATTAGAACAGCTGAAAGAAGCAAATAAAGATGGGTATGTTGATGTGCTGCAGGCTGAATATAATTTGCTAAAGCGCGATGCTGAAACTAGCTTCTTCCCTTATACAGAGAAGGAAAACATTGCCTTTATTCCCTATTTTCCTTTAGAATCAGGTCTGCTTGCGGGAAAATACAATAAAAATCAGACTTTTACTGATTTACGTGCAGATAATCCTAACTTCCAAGGTGAAAAGTTTCAGGAAAATCTCGCCAAAGTTGAAAAGTTAAAGCTATTTGCAGAGAAATATCATGCAGAAATTGCTCATGTTGTACTTGCTTGGTATTTTACTCATCCTTCTGTCGATGTCATTATCCCTGGAGCTAAACGACCAGAGCAGGTGGTTAGCAATATGCGTGCTGCAGAGATTCAACTCTCTGAAGAAGATGTACAGCTTATTAGCGATATTTTTTCTTAA
- a CDS encoding DNA polymerase IV → MDYSPYPRNDILCIDMRSFYASVEAMKLGLDPMKDLLAVVGDPNRSGSIVLAASPALKKKYGISNVSRFFELPDDPNLYIVQAHMADYLKVSAEITKLIYQYVPKEAIHPYSVDEVWVTVNGLQKLFGNRREVARRIKNDIYECFGITCSIGIGDNKFLAKVVMDLHAKQQGIAECTYEEVQQKIWPFPIEAMWGIGSRMKKNLNRMGIVTIEQLARFDLRYLKKRFGIMGEQLYWHSWGIDLSPVLGNFIKTEQKGFGHGISLLRDYSKAEAKVCILDLCEEVCRRARTANMAGKTIQLGIGYSKATGGGFSRSQSISLPTNITMDMYHVCLDLFLRFYDGVSSIRRVYVTLTNLYVKQDTQLSLFEDRAKKNDIGYAMDAIRSKYGSTSLLRAISYTDAGITIERSHKIGGHYA, encoded by the coding sequence ATGGATTATAGTCCCTATCCACGTAACGATATCTTATGTATCGATATGCGTTCCTTCTACGCCAGTGTAGAGGCAATGAAATTAGGATTAGATCCAATGAAGGATTTACTAGCAGTTGTAGGAGATCCGAATAGATCGGGAAGCATTGTACTCGCCGCTTCCCCAGCACTAAAGAAAAAATACGGCATTAGTAATGTGAGCCGTTTTTTTGAGCTGCCGGATGATCCAAATCTCTATATCGTTCAAGCACATATGGCAGATTATTTAAAGGTATCAGCTGAAATAACTAAATTAATTTACCAATATGTTCCTAAAGAAGCTATTCACCCTTATTCCGTTGATGAGGTATGGGTTACGGTCAATGGATTGCAAAAATTGTTTGGCAATCGACGAGAGGTAGCTAGACGAATTAAAAATGATATTTATGAATGCTTTGGAATTACATGTTCCATCGGTATTGGTGATAATAAATTTCTCGCTAAAGTTGTTATGGATCTCCATGCAAAGCAGCAAGGTATCGCTGAATGCACCTATGAAGAAGTACAACAAAAAATCTGGCCTTTTCCTATAGAAGCAATGTGGGGGATTGGCAGCAGAATGAAAAAGAACTTGAACAGAATGGGGATTGTAACAATAGAACAGTTAGCCCGTTTTGATTTACGTTATTTAAAAAAACGCTTTGGCATCATGGGCGAGCAATTGTATTGGCATTCTTGGGGAATCGATTTAAGTCCCGTACTAGGAAATTTTATAAAAACAGAACAAAAAGGATTTGGACACGGTATCTCGTTACTACGTGATTATTCGAAAGCGGAAGCAAAAGTTTGCATACTTGATTTGTGTGAAGAAGTTTGCCGTAGAGCAAGAACCGCTAACATGGCAGGAAAAACCATTCAATTAGGAATTGGTTATTCAAAAGCAACAGGAGGCGGATTTTCACGTTCTCAGTCAATTTCCCTTCCTACTAATATTACCATGGATATGTATCACGTTTGTCTAGATTTGTTTTTACGATTTTATGATGGAGTAAGTAGCATCCGGAGAGTTTATGTAACATTAACAAATTTATATGTAAAACAAGACACTCAGCTTAGCCTATTTGAAGATCGTGCTAAGAAAAATGATATTGGTTATGCCATGGACGCGATCCGTTCTAAATACGGTTCTACCTCTCTTCTTCGCGCTATCAGCTATACCGATGCTGGTATTACCATCGAAAGAAGCCATAAAATTGGCGGACACTATGCATAG
- the dpsA gene encoding dipicolinate synthase subunit DpsA, which translates to MSNKKHVLIMGGDARYIHVINLLADTTDMHLYLIGFDHLSFEKSNIKHTELENMNLSLLDAIILPVGGTDEKGKVEVTYSDKALFLTEQIISCTPEHCTIYTGTANHYLQHICTATKRTLVKIFERDDVAIYNSIPTAEGTLKLAMKATDETIHNANVCILGFGRVGKTVARLFDAVGANVTVVARNQADIARITEMGLTAVKLQNLNTIISEMTICVNTIPYPVIDEELISNMSSSTVIIDLASKPGGVDFSFAKKEGIQAIHALGLPGKTAPKTAGKIIASVLLESMNVSASSV; encoded by the coding sequence ATGTCTAATAAAAAACATGTACTGATTATGGGAGGAGATGCAAGGTACATACATGTAATAAATTTACTGGCTGATACTACTGACATGCATCTTTATTTAATTGGATTTGACCACTTATCTTTTGAGAAAAGCAATATTAAACATACAGAATTAGAAAATATGAATCTTTCGCTATTGGATGCGATCATTCTTCCAGTTGGCGGTACAGACGAAAAAGGAAAAGTTGAAGTAACTTATTCGGATAAAGCTCTGTTTCTTACCGAACAAATTATCTCCTGTACACCAGAACATTGCACGATTTATACAGGTACTGCTAATCATTATTTACAGCATATTTGTACAGCCACTAAGAGAACATTAGTAAAAATATTTGAACGTGACGATGTGGCTATTTATAATTCGATTCCTACAGCAGAAGGAACCTTGAAGCTCGCAATGAAAGCAACGGATGAAACGATTCATAACGCAAATGTATGTATCTTGGGATTTGGCAGAGTAGGGAAAACGGTAGCACGGCTATTTGACGCAGTTGGTGCCAATGTAACGGTAGTTGCGAGAAATCAAGCTGATATTGCACGTATTACGGAGATGGGATTAACAGCAGTTAAACTCCAGAACTTAAATACAATAATAAGTGAAATGACAATTTGTGTAAACACTATTCCATATCCGGTGATCGATGAGGAACTTATCTCTAACATGTCATCCTCTACCGTCATTATTGATCTTGCCTCTAAACCTGGAGGTGTAGATTTTTCCTTTGCTAAAAAAGAGGGAATTCAAGCGATTCATGCACTCGGATTACCAGGGAAAACAGCACCTAAGACAGCCGGAAAGATTATTGCAAGCGTATTGTTAGAGTCAATGAACGTTTCAGCTTCATCCGTATAG
- a CDS encoding MerR family transcriptional regulator yields MLKIGDFALLSKISIHMLRYYDEIDLLKPAQIDNFTNYRYYDETQLPIANRIQALKRMGFSLTMIKQILNEYGDTNSLEAYLELQLSQKNEDLQALQRQITLLKNTIQDLKNSNNPKSFDIAVKEIPKRNVISCRSKLSWYSQEGELWNRLREETKELNVQFASPSYDIAVIYETDSDNKVDVEVQQSVVGTYPDTVHTRFKKIPAILVAALTCEGGYSQLEAVNDELSHWILENNYDLCGNIMNIYHISPKTQNEPEKLLTEVCFPIRSR; encoded by the coding sequence ATGTTGAAGATAGGAGATTTTGCTTTATTATCAAAAATTAGTATCCATATGTTACGCTATTATGATGAAATCGACTTATTAAAGCCAGCCCAAATTGACAACTTTACAAACTATCGTTACTATGACGAAACACAACTACCCATTGCCAATCGAATTCAAGCGTTAAAACGAATGGGGTTTAGTCTTACAATGATTAAACAAATTTTAAATGAGTATGGTGACACCAATAGTCTTGAAGCATATTTAGAATTGCAACTTTCACAAAAAAATGAAGATTTACAAGCTTTACAAAGGCAAATCACTTTGTTAAAAAATACGATTCAGGATTTGAAAAACAGTAACAATCCCAAAAGTTTTGATATTGCTGTAAAAGAAATACCAAAAAGAAATGTAATTAGCTGTCGTAGTAAGCTATCATGGTATTCACAAGAGGGAGAATTATGGAATAGATTAAGGGAAGAAACAAAGGAATTAAATGTTCAGTTTGCAAGCCCAAGTTATGATATTGCAGTAATTTATGAAACAGATTCAGACAATAAGGTTGATGTAGAAGTACAGCAATCGGTAGTTGGTACTTATCCAGATACCGTACATACACGATTTAAAAAGATTCCTGCTATTTTAGTCGCTGCTTTAACTTGTGAGGGTGGTTATTCTCAACTGGAGGCTGTCAATGATGAGTTATCACATTGGATTTTGGAAAATAATTATGATCTATGCGGAAATATTATGAATATATACCATATTTCGCCTAAAACACAGAATGAACCAGAAAAATTGTTGACAGAAGTGTGCTTTCCAATTAGGAGTAGATAG
- a CDS encoding ABC transporter ATP-binding protein — protein MDAISIKKLTKTYADKKSALNEFDLSVKQGEIFSLLGSNGAGKTTLINILTTFLKPTTGNVQILGKDLENETQFIRSNIACVAQHVSTDDNLTLKENMRFQGRLYGLDKERMKKRMNQLVDIFNLSDYIDKKTEALSGGIKRRLDIAMSMMSYPKILFLDEPTVGMDIQSRQSMWEMLKKIKKGLGVTIFLTTHYLEEADMLSDTICFIKDGKKVLQDSPANLKRFTSKNIIRIITTDIQDSKKLEELLLQKDYVKYVTVNDRSLDIQVNDSQLNFLDLNYYVLRSKISFEGIEIIEPTLDDIFLEIIDERKN, from the coding sequence ATGGACGCTATTTCAATTAAAAAGCTAACAAAAACATATGCTGATAAGAAAAGTGCATTAAATGAATTTGACTTATCGGTGAAACAAGGAGAAATTTTTTCTTTATTAGGTTCAAATGGAGCAGGTAAAACAACATTAATCAATATCCTTACCACTTTTTTGAAGCCTACAACAGGAAATGTTCAAATACTAGGTAAAGATTTAGAAAATGAAACACAATTTATACGTTCCAATATAGCCTGTGTAGCACAACATGTTTCGACTGATGATAATCTTACCTTGAAGGAAAATATGCGATTTCAAGGTCGTTTATATGGGCTAGATAAGGAGAGAATGAAAAAACGTATGAATCAGTTAGTGGATATTTTCAACTTGTCTGACTATATAGATAAAAAAACGGAAGCTTTATCTGGTGGAATAAAACGTAGACTGGATATTGCCATGAGTATGATGTCATACCCAAAAATTTTGTTTTTAGATGAACCAACAGTTGGAATGGATATTCAATCGAGGCAAAGCATGTGGGAAATGTTGAAAAAAATAAAAAAAGGATTAGGAGTTACTATTTTTCTCACTACCCATTATTTAGAAGAAGCAGATATGTTAAGCGACACAATATGTTTTATCAAAGATGGGAAAAAAGTACTTCAAGATTCGCCAGCAAATCTTAAACGTTTTACAAGCAAAAATATAATCAGAATCATTACCACTGATATTCAAGACTCTAAAAAACTTGAAGAGCTGCTACTTCAAAAAGATTATGTCAAATATGTTACTGTTAATGATCGTTCCCTCGACATACAAGTGAATGATAGTCAACTCAATTTTTTAGATTTAAATTATTATGTACTTCGTTCAAAGATAAGTTTCGAGGGAATAGAAATTATCGAACCGACTCTTGATGATATTTTTCTTGAGATTATTGATGAAAGGAAAAATTAG
- a CDS encoding ABC transporter permease, producing MEVLNIFWKNVKWRFQNPATIVMNIIQPIVWLLLFSSMFTPAESIGNVNYTTFLLPGLLVMTVLTSAGVSCGIANYYLKGGGSFYRIYISPVKRSSIVLGQVLDVEVLSFIGIGILLLISIPFSVSIASGFLGFILILLLLFLCVFFVGSLSYALSFVLPDENAFIGFVNTITLPLFFLSTAIMPVEQLPEFFQFAIKFNPFSYVIDCLRTLIIQSNIQWFNILSILIMLTTLSLVSFTLAVSKLKKVQK from the coding sequence ATGGAAGTGCTTAATATCTTTTGGAAAAATGTAAAATGGCGTTTTCAAAATCCAGCCACGATTGTTATGAACATCATCCAGCCAATTGTTTGGTTATTACTTTTTAGTTCTATGTTTACCCCAGCAGAAAGTATTGGAAATGTAAATTACACTACATTTTTATTGCCTGGGTTGCTGGTTATGACTGTTTTAACAAGTGCTGGGGTAAGTTGTGGTATTGCCAATTATTATTTAAAAGGTGGTGGAAGTTTCTATAGAATTTATATTTCACCTGTCAAACGAAGTTCTATTGTATTAGGACAAGTTTTAGATGTAGAAGTACTATCATTTATTGGAATTGGAATTTTACTTCTCATTTCTATTCCATTTTCTGTAAGTATTGCTTCTGGGTTTTTAGGGTTTATTCTGATTCTACTTCTACTATTCTTATGTGTATTCTTTGTTGGGAGTTTATCTTATGCTCTAAGCTTTGTATTGCCTGATGAAAATGCTTTTATTGGTTTTGTGAATACTATTACACTCCCTTTGTTTTTCCTAAGTACTGCGATAATGCCTGTAGAGCAGTTGCCTGAATTCTTTCAGTTTGCGATAAAGTTCAATCCATTTTCATACGTGATTGATTGTTTAAGAACTTTGATAATTCAAAGTAATATTCAATGGTTTAATATACTATCAATTCTAATTATGCTAACTACTCTAAGTCTTGTATCCTTTACTTTGGCTGTATCTAAACTGAAAAAAGTACAGAAATAA
- a CDS encoding D-alanyl-D-alanine carboxypeptidase: MNPDTMVIRDGSAISHVNLIPASEITKLLYTIQQAEWFSAYKYSLPLVGAV, encoded by the coding sequence ATGAATCCTGATACAATGGTTATACGTGACGGTTCGGCGATATCCCATGTAAATTTAATACCAGCTTCAGAAATAACAAAGCTATTGTATACGATTCAACAAGCAGAATGGTTTTCTGCTTATAAATACTCGCTTCCACTTGTAGGAGCTGTTTAG
- a CDS encoding DUF961 family protein: MVSDEIKERTYDLKPKGQGRMIQVSIPASVPLKEFDYNAPVAGKIVALIQSKRKGDNQA; the protein is encoded by the coding sequence ATGGTATCAGATGAAATCAAAGAGCGTACCTATGACTTAAAGCCCAAAGGACAAGGACGAATGATTCAAGTGAGCATTCCTGCCAGTGTTCCCCTAAAAGAGTTTGACTACAACGCACCTGTAGCTGGCAAAATAGTTGCCCTAATACAAAGTAAACGGAAAGGAGACAATCAAGCATGA